The Flavobacterium johnsoniae UW101 genomic interval TTTTGATATGGACGGCGTAATTGTCGATACAGAACCCGTTCATCGTTATGCATACTACAAACAATTTTCAGAATTAAATATTGAGGTTCCTGAGGAAATGTACACTTCATTTACAGGATTCTCGACCCGAAATACTTTTCAAACCTTAAAAGGACATTTTCCGACAATTGAGCATGAGGTTGAAGATTTAATTCAAAGAAAAAGAAACCTTTTTAACGATGCTTTTGACACAAAAGAAGATTTATATCTATTAGAAGGTGTCGAAGATTTGATAAAAGATTTATATACAAACGGAATTCAATTGATTCTGGCTTCGTCGGCTTCAAAAGTTACAATCGAACGTGTATTTACAAGATTTAATCTGCATCAGTATTTT includes:
- a CDS encoding HAD family hydrolase; this encodes MIKTVIFDMDGVIVDTEPVHRYAYYKQFSELNIEVPEEMYTSFTGFSTRNTFQTLKGHFPTIEHEVEDLIQRKRNLFNDAFDTKEDLYLLEGVEDLIKDLYTNGIQLILASSASKVTIERVFTRFNLHQYFSHIVSGEDFPQSKPNPAIFIHAASLSIAPKEECIIIEDSTNGVKAAKGAGIYCVGYNSNHSYMQDLSDADMIINHFNELNAEKISQLKA